A stretch of DNA from Schizosaccharomyces osmophilus chromosome 2, complete sequence:
CTTGGTTTCACTATACCAAACAAGGAAACTTAACAGGTGATACTGAATTTGAAACAACGTATACGCTGTTTGTCGTTATTTCAATCCTCAAAGTATACTTTCGTCATTACCACATGTCAGTTTCCCAGTGCCAATGCTTTTTTCCCCTAAAATATCAACGTTACAACAAAGATGGACGATTTAACATCAATATTGCTGCTTCTTGAACTGCAGCATGAGTTTAGCGGCCTCAAAATTCCCGGTAAGTTGAATACTTCTGCATGCGAGGTCATGACCgatatctttttgaataacTTCGAAGAGAGGGTTTCCTCCGAAGGAATTTTGGCTGCTTTAGATATTAATGAATAAGAATGAATCTTTAtgcatttatttttgtctttgtctGGACAATATGGCAGtagaaaggaagaatcgACGGTTTTACTCAGTTTCATAGGTAGCAAAAACATTGAAGGCTAACTGAGTATTTAGGTCGACTAGCAAAGTATGGACCTCCATTTAAGCCTaaggaagaatttttgGATGCGGATGTCTCTCCAGTGATGACATTTATCGTACAAAGTTGTGTATTTACACCTACACTTCCAGGCGTGAACAAGGTGCCAGATGAGTTTTGGAGTGGAGAACTTCAGCCtttattggaaaaaattggTAAACATAACCTTTCAGATTCGTATGACCATGGTCGGGTTAGCAAGCGAAAAATGATTGGGTTTGCCGTAATCGTTGTCTTACACGTACTGGCTAAAGGGCTTATGGGAAAGGCTCCTATGGATCCTGAAAACAACAGGCAGGATGACAATATAGCAGGGACTGATTCATCCCATTCAAGTTCGAAAACTTCACCCAAGGTTAGGAATTCGTTACCTACTGAAAGCAATGATATAAATGGGGTGCAGAAGAGTCTCGCAAATGTAAGGCTcaatgaaaatttgaaagcGATTAAATATCCTTCTAAAAAGCGACTGAAAGAAGCATACtccctttttgtttatggcGATGGTTTGGATGAAATTATCCGCCTCCTTGGCGAATCTGAAGACATAAGCAACTGGGGCGAACCCCTAAATTCTCTAGCTGAGAATATTCGCTATACGATTGCGTCtcttttacattttgtttttgtcaCCGTGGACAGAACTCCGCAATCACCTCACCTTGCAAATGATGGAAAGGGACCAGAAGGCATCGTTGAGCGCATATATAACCGTGTTCCATGGTTTTTGACCCGTCAGGTTCTACGCGTAGGAAATGCCGGGCTTTTAATGTCAGGGCTTACTCGActatttttgatgaaacCTCTCTCATGGTTCGGCGAAAGCCGCAATTTGCTTCAGACAATGCTTTCTGGAATTTTTAGCGCTGATTTGGAACACACCGATaatgttttgaaaggaaTCGACACAAATTTTGCTGATGATCCGAAGTGGACTCAAATGAGAGAAGCACTTCAATGGTATGCGCAACTCTCAAGAATTCGTCAAGATGAAGTTCGCGACCAAAGTATCcaacaaaaattaaatataaCCGTCGCAATTCTAAAGGAATATcagattgaaaagaaactaaaTGCTGATGTTGCTGGCTCtgcagaagaaaaagctacTTCGGAAACCAATGttgattcttctgaagTATATACTGTTTCCTTATCTAGTGATGGTGAAAAAGATAGTCATAAATTCGATCCCTTTTCAGACATTGGGGTCCAAACGGCGATGAAGTATTTTGATGCTGTTTTGACTCACCGTGATCGTGAATGTCTTATTCATGATTTATGTGAAGACAATCAGTTGACTGATATAGTAAGAGAGGTTATGAGCTGTTTTTACACGATTATATATGATGCTCACCAAGCTGCGGATTTTTCGCGGGCGATCTATGACTTCCAGTGCTTTTTATACGATCTTATCCAACTCTCAAAGGCTGCCGCTCCTTTGTCGAGCTTTGTTGAGCTGGTGGAGAAATATCAAAGTTGCTTTCTTCGGTTTGTCCATCGTTTGATAGTTAATGCTCCCGATTTATGTGCTCAATGGTGTGTTTGGTACCGCCATTGCTTAGATGAGTGTAACATCAAATCCCAATCGCCTGATACTGTCAAGGCCACTCAAGATGCATTAAATTCTTTGGATGATGATACAAAACAGAAGGTTTTGCATGAAATTGAAACTTACATTAATGAtctggaaaaagaaaaggaagttacaattgaaaagaatgaatgtACTAGCGAATGGCACTTTCATTTGGCCAAACTTTTTGGATCTGCCATCATTACTCCAACTAAAGCCAAAGGTTCTCCTCAACCGCAACTACCGGAGTGTAATATCAATTTAACAATGACTAGAAAACATCTGTTGGCTCCTTTTCGTAAATGTCTCATGCAACAATTGGATACATTATacgaagaaaaggaaagtaaGGGTTCTAAAGATTAACGAGGTATTTATGCTTAcaaatgcttttctattgaccctttttttatttatacttGTCGCTGTTTAATGAAAGCAATTAGCATCTTTTCGAAAAATACTTAATTCACTGCAAATTTAAGTAGACTGATATTTGCTAAGTAAATGGACactttatcttttattttttttatttttttgtaagaaGGATTCATTTATTAGTAGCATATTAAGAAACCTACTATTTCGTCAACATTACCATTAATTGACAGCATTAAAGCTGAGAGGAACTGaactttaaaaaagtcAGAAATCGTTACAATGCGGTCATAAATGAAAGATTTCAGtttaaaaacaatagaCTTGTTGCTTCGGTTCAATCTCTGcttgatgaaaagaagaaaatgatatgTGTATTTATAGTGCTTTTAACGCTGATATGTGGATTGATACTTCCTACAGAAGGGTTAATTCGTGTTGAAAAGCGACCAGATAATCGTCTTTACACTGCTGAATACACTTCATGTATGCAAGATTCCTTaatatcttttgaaagattcgATGCCAGTTACTACTCACGTAACTTGTCTATTGTTTTAGACATCCATGGTTATTCTAACTTGGATGCAAATGTAACCTTTGATATAACGGTTGATGCTTATGGCAGCCAGCGTGCTAGATTCAAGTTCGATCCATGTAACATGAATTTGGGAAATGCTTGCCcattgacaaaaaattcaattatTGAAACTCAAGGAGTTCTTCCGATTAGTTTCCAAGATGTCAAAATGGTTCCCAATCTAGCATGGACGATTCCCGattttgaaggatttgTCAAATTTAGGATGTATCGCACAGAGGATTTAGAGAACTCTTCTATAGATGAATCACACCCTCTTGCATGCATTGTAGCATCTTTAGAAAATGGGCATACGTTCCAAAAAAGAGTAATTTTCGCACTCTCAAtcgtttcattttctttggcCATTGTCGGGTTCCTTGGCTTCTGTGTGATTGGCATGGAACATGGTATTTATATGTTACGGCCCGTGATTGCAAACTCAGTCCCTTCTATCCAACATATAGTAGACCTTCTACAATGTATCGTACTTACCGCAGCCGTTGGAGTCGAACAACCAAAAGTTTTGGTATCATGGGCCAGCAACTTTGCATGGATTATTGGGCTGATTCCAAATCGACAACTCAAAAACAGTATAAACTCGTTTTTGAAGCATTCTGGAGGTGACCTAAATTCACAACCTATCGGCATACATCGTCGCACGGTAACTGCATCCAACCCCGAAGATTCTGTTGTTGATGCATACTCTGGACTGGTAGGATTAGCAAACAGATTTCATATCACTTCTCCAGATTTTTTTACTCTTTCACTGATATGGTTTGTCATTTCCCTTGGAATTATCGGAGGTGCTTTGATTGGTTTTATGTGCATTAGTCAActctttttaaaacttcGATTTATTCGTCCCTTTTCTTGCGAATATGTGCTGAAGTGTTGGAAAAGGCTCCTCTTCAATGCACTTATGAAATGGGTAGGTTGTTTATGCGAGTCAATAGGTTTCTAACATGTAATATAGGTTTTTATCTGCTTCCCTATCTTGATCATGTTTGCTGTTTTCCAGTTTACATTGTCAGATGCCTATGGACCTGTAATTCTCGCCGCCATATTGCTTGCCTTATTAATGGGACTATTTGCCTGGtgctttttaaaattaGCCAAGGCAGTTCGTATTAGCCGATCTGTAACCAAATATCCAAAGGAAAGCATCAATGATCTTAATGTATTATCGTGGTCGGGCTGGATGCATATGGATTTGAAAGAGCACTGTTGGTACTTCTTCATTATACGTTTCTCAGTAGTCGTCCTTTCAGGACTCCTATTCGcgcttcttcaaaattatgGGAAGGTCCAAGCTATTGTTCTCTTTGCGATTGAAGTTGTTGCAATAGGTTTCTTAATTGGACTACGTCCGTACTTTGGGCTTTGCAGCATGATATGTGCACTTTTGGTTAGCGGAACGCGTCTTGTTTCAATGGCGTTACTAATTCCGATGGCATTCAATTTAAATACCATCTCGAAAGTGGTAATTGGGATCATAATCATTATCGTCCAAGGACTCGTATTTTCCACGCTAACAATTTGGGGACTTCTAAACTTTCTGAGTATGCTTGTTACATTATGGCCTGTAATTAAGTATCAGCCAAAATGGCTTCGTCAATTGTTTCAGCAAGATGAGCAAGATTCACAACTTGATATTGATGATCACAAACTGAACgggaaggaagaagatcCTGCAGTTAGCTCGCTTTTACTTGAAAACCTTTCCTTCGagagaaataaagaagttCCTTGGCTGCATTACGATAACGACCGTCCAAAAGCAACAGAAGCTTCCTCTACAATCATACCAATGCCTATGCATCCATCGACGAAATCCTCACATTCTTTTTCGGATTTTAGTGAAATTCAACGAACTCCACCAGAATTTTATACAGCATCTTCGAATCCGTTTGAGTAAATTACCGCTATATATCATAGCGCccaaattgattttttaacACCAAACAGGTatccataaacaaaagacagGAAAGGAACAAAGATGATTGAGTTAGACGCCATAAATCCAAATAACCTGAAGGTTTTAGAGGTgataaaccaaaaaacaattccaaAGGAAGTTCGCTCGTTTTCTCCGCAGttttacaaagaaactttACAAATTGGACCCTTAGCACAATATGCGTATTTTAACAATGTTTGCGTAGGAGCTGTTCGCTGTAAAAAGGAGACTCACAATAAAAGCAGTAAATTGcaaattttgtctttagGCGTGTTACCACCATACCGAAAATATGGTGTGGGATCTCAACTTTTGGAGCATGCCGTGAATACCGCTAAGGAAATTGGATCAAAGGAGATTTATGTTCAACTCCCTCAGGCATTAGAATCTAAAGATTGGTTTTTGGTTCGAGGATTCACAGAATTGAGTGATTCCAGTAACGAAGAGACAGCCGTTCTTGTCCATCCTCTGCAATAAGGCTATCAAAGacaaatttacaaaagcaagGAAAAGATACACCTTTATGTTGTTGGCTCGCAAATACTTTTGGTCTGTGCTCgcaaaatttttgaatgtatTTCAAACACggaaaagtttcaaaacCCAGTGGTCTTTTTCtcgtaatttttttttttttttttacttagAAATAGAATATGAACCAAAAAGTGAACGTGACCTTATTTATACCTTTGGTAGTAAGCTGTAGTTGACTTAGTCCTTTGTATGTGAGCTTTTGATATATCATCCAACTGTTGTACACAAATGAGGATGTAGCCCTGTTGAATAGCTTTTCTGTAATGTAAATCATGGACACTAGTATCCCAAAACACCATCACTCGTTTATCAAAGTTCCTCGTCGTCATCGTCGTACTGAGAAACCAGCGATGGAGGATGCATTGCACGGTTTCTCTTTTCACATAGCTTGAGTTCAGCTTCTGTGATAGCAAAAGTATTCAACCACTCCTTGTCAGACAAAAGTTCATTATATGAAGCTAAAAAAGCAGCTTGAATCATGGCTATCTGAAATGATTGCTTGCCAATGTCattgttcttttccaaCGGATCTTCAATAGACAACAAGTTCGGTTTAGCTTCATTGGACCATCCTTTTTGTAACTTCGGCACAATTTGACCAGTTAATGGACGTAAAACAAAGAGTTCATAGGACCATTCGACACtccaaaattgaaagaagctTTGTAATAGAGATCGTAAAGGCTGCTCTTTCGACGACACACCTTTTTTGTGATATCGCATTTCAAGCCATCCGATCAACATGTAAGAAAGTGCACAGCTACTGATTCCACCATGATGAACACGGTCGAGGTCTCGCTCATATACCCAATGTTTCAATAGCATTAATAATGTTCCATAAACGGggtttttttcataatagGCAGACTGTAATTCAGCACTAAGACAAGCCTTTTCATTCGCGAATGTCAAGTCTATGGCAGTACCGCTCACATCGTGAAAGTAAACACGCGGAACTCGTGCaccaaaatgaaattctGTGTTGGGATCCATATATGTACGCAAAAACATTGTCACACGTCGTTTATCCATCTCGCTCACCGCAGGACTCTTCAAAGACAAGTCGATATCACTAATATTTAAAGACAGACCAGTATATAAGCTTCCGTATTCTTGCAATTCCGGATTTGAAAGGACTCTCTGTAGATGATCCTGAAGCTTCTGCACTATTTGTTTTCGATACTCTAGCTCTTCGTGTTTCGGTCGTATGAAGTCCAAAAAAGATAGTATTCGCTCATTATCATTCAAATCACTTTTTCCCCATGGAACTGGCTCTAAGTTTAACAGCAAACGACCCATTCCGAAAGGAATGAATCTCTTCGGTCAGGCTTGGAATTGCTATCAAGTTTTATTCCAGGTGACAGGTGAACAATGACATTGAATGTAACAAAAGATGTTACGAGTAAattagaagaaagaaaaaataataggCATTCttaattctttcaagttGTTTAACAAAGTATAccttcaaattttgaagactTATCCTAAAGCTCAATTGAGAATACTCTGTCGTAAAGGTAAGAGGTAGGAATGTCAAGCAGAACCGGTTTTATGTGTTATACTGTGAGAAAAAATTCATGAAAGTGTTATAAAGAGtaacaaattttttcacAAGCTCAATACAGATGCAGACAAATCACGATCATACAAAGTGTTTCATTACCTTTCAGATTACTATCATCTATtactaaaaagaaaactcttAAAGGAACGAGCAAGTCCATCCTGTACATCGTTTTTGCTCATGAATCTCGAATGTGTAGACAAGGGTTTAGGGTCATTATGCTCCATTGAGTTCTTGATAAAACTTACTTAATTCGTCTTCTGGGtcttgattttgtttcttttcagcaTGGTCTTGAGCGACTGGTGAATCATCTTCTCTAGACTTGCGCTTCTGATTGCGCACAGTTGCAGGGAGAAACTGAGTAGCTTCCTTTCGCAAATCTCGGACGATCGGTTGAGCAGAATACTCTGTAACTACATCCTCTTTCGAAGCATCAGTTTTCTGGGGTTTTAGTGCTTCTGCGGCATCTGATGTTTTAATATCTGGGGCAACCCGGTTCGATGTGGTTTCATCTCGCCGTCTTCCTACATTTCGAGCTTTTCTgttatcctttttcttcttttcctcaaAAGGATATTCTCCTTCAGGCATTGGTATATCAATTACGGACTCATCAGTCTCTgaactttcttcttccttttcgcGATATGACATTCCCGGAGGAGGTACGCCGAATGGATTAAACACTGCATCATAATAAATACTTTTCTTAGGATTTTTAGGCATGAACGGACGTTTCGGTTTAGTTCTTcgttcttcttcctttgttttttcagaCTCAATTCTACCTACCGAATGACCGTgaatattcttctttcgtATGACAGCTAAGTCCTTTTCTAAGTTCTGCAAGATTTGTTTATCATGAGCATTAAGGCCTTGCGATCCTTCCAACGCAGCCAATTCCGATATTTGGCGCTCTATTTGTCCTACATTTTTATGCGATAGCTTGTCTTCATAGCGCTTGGCTCGTTCTTCGCGGAGCTTGGTTTGTTccctcttcttctttttttttgtttccgCTTGAACTGGATTATACCCTCGTTTAGACAGCATATTGTAATTTTGAAGTGTTGGCTTTCTCTCTAAGTAACGGCCTTAGTTGTCTAGAAGACAATAAAGTCCACCTGAACGTTGTCTATACGGAAGCATAATATTGACTATAggattttttataatacaTTCAAGcaaatttattttcgtCTAGGTCCTCAACCATCTTATATAACCTCTCAAATTTCCATCGACATGAAATAGCATCAACTTAACTTACAAAGGATAGAAGAATCAGAAGTAAagcaaatacaaaagcttCATGGATTACAAGATACTTTGTCAAATCTAAAATGCCATCCTTGTAATACTGTCAAGGCACATCTGTacaaaatttataatttccGACCAACTTCCTTTACCCTGGATTCTCTCATGTAAACACATTAGGAAAACGCGCAAACTGTATTTAATATAACTACCAAATAAAGTAACATAATAAGACTACGAGATTACATATATAGCCATTTTTACGAACCAACAGCTTCATTTTAAGTCTCAGGTTGGCAGATACAATGGCAATTTTTCTACCACCAAACTAAATGGCCAATAGTCATAGAACGGCCAGTAATTATTTACTAGCTCACGAACTATATAGGCCTCAGAGAGTAGTGGTGTTGTTAAATTGCATAAACACTTTAGAGACCCTTTTGTAGGCTTCAAAAACAAGTCACATTTACGCGAATCAGTACTTCTTTAAAGTTATCTTGAGCTTGGTAAGAGATCagataaaatataaaatttaaataaattaatttatgtttttgaattcaatgAGATCTTGAATTTGACGTTGCTACCTGCATAGCATGTTGTAAAAACCCTGAAGCTCCATGATTTTCGtctattattttttttagagtATCAGGAGAATAATCTGCATCTTTCGACGAAGTGATTTGTTGTAAAGATCGTCCAATCAAGGCATAATTTCTGGTACTGGGAATTCGTAAAGGTTCAATTTCAACTTTCCAGTCAAAGCGTTCGGAAAGTTGACGAATCCATTCTATGTACATGGCATATCGCCCACCGTGCTTTTTGTCCCTGGGCTTCGGAAGGGACCAAGATATCTTCGCTCCCGTTAAATCATGAACGCAGCACGGTATTGATATGAAGGAAGAGTTTTTGTTCAAACGGGCCAATATCGGAATATAAGGAGTTAACTCGTCTGCATGATTACCAATTATGAATGAATTTACAGGAAACCTTCCATCATGAGTCGTAAAACTCTCAACAGGTATAAATGGCAGTGGCTGATCCTCAAGATCTTTCAGGAAGAATGGTACCAATACTTTTTCAGACAAATTCTTCTGAACGTAATCAGGATATAATTTCCACGATTTTCTTTCACGAGCATCAAAACCATAGCCCAGATAGCCCTccgaaagaagaatatgcACTAAAAGCCCATTTCCGCATCCAATGTCAACAAAAGTGAATGACTGTTTCGATGGATACATTTGCTTCCAAAGCTCTATCAAAAATGTTGCGATTCccaaatcttcaaaaacgtGCTTCCTCGGATCCGTTTTTTCAACCCAGCCTTCTATTAGTTGTTTTgagtattttttcttgagtTCCACGTACGTATCttgaaatttatttctttcgaCTACCGTGTCATGCAGCATTCGTTTTTCATACCCTTCCACAGTACCCTTGCAATGTTTGTGTAAAACCATCAACAGCATATTAGCAGTTCTTTGAAGTCTCGTTGGCAGTTCTTTTTGGTGTTCtgtatttaataaataagcGACACGAATTTTGGTAGAAGTGTATTCCAAAGCAACTCCAGCAACTGCTGGGTGGTAATAGGGTAAATGATCGTAAGGTTGTTCCAAAGATAAATCAAGTTTTGGTAAGTATAGTAAGagcc
This window harbors:
- the cid12 gene encoding poly(A) polymerase Cid12, which codes for MGRLLLNLEPVPWGKSDLNDNERILSFLDFIRPKHEELEYRKQIVQKLQDHLQRVLSNPELQEYGSLYTGLSLNISDIDLSLKSPAVSEMDKRRVTMFLRTYMDPNTEFHFGARVPRVYFHDVSGTAIDLTFANEKACLSAELQSAYYEKNPVYGTLLMLLKHWVYERDLDRVHHGGISSCALSYMLIGWLEMRYHKKGVSSKEQPLRSLLQSFFQFWSVEWSYELFVLRPLTGQIVPKLQKGWSNEAKPNLLSIEDPLEKNNDIGKQSFQIAMIQAAFLASYNELLSDKEWLNTFAITEAELKLCEKRNRAMHPPSLVSQYDDDDEEL
- the naa50 gene encoding NatA N-acetyltransferase subunit Naa50, whose translation is MIELDAINPNNLKVLEVINQKTIPKEVRSFSPQFYKETLQIGPLAQYAYFNNVCVGAVRCKKETHNKSSKLQILSLGVLPPYRKYGVGSQLLEHAVNTAKEIGSKEIYVQLPQALESKDWFLVRGFTELSDSSNEETAVLVHPLQ
- a CDS encoding DUF3818 and PXA domain conserved fungal protein produces the protein MDDLTSILLLLELQHEFSGLKIPGRLAKYGPPFKPKEEFLDADVSPVMTFIVQSCVFTPTLPGVNKVPDEFWSGELQPLLEKIGKHNLSDSYDHGRVSKRKMIGFAVIVVLHVLAKGLMGKAPMDPENNRQDDNIAGTDSSHSSSKTSPKVRNSLPTESNDINGVQKSLANVRLNENLKAIKYPSKKRLKEAYSLFVYGDGLDEIIRLLGESEDISNWGEPLNSLAENIRYTIASLLHFVFVTVDRTPQSPHLANDGKGPEGIVERIYNRVPWFLTRQVLRVGNAGLLMSGLTRLFLMKPLSWFGESRNLLQTMLSGIFSADLEHTDNVLKGIDTNFADDPKWTQMREALQWYAQLSRIRQDEVRDQSIQQKLNITVAILKEYQIEKKLNADVAGSAEEKATSETNVDSSEVYTVSLSSDGEKDSHKFDPFSDIGVQTAMKYFDAVLTHRDRECLIHDLCEDNQLTDIVREVMSCFYTIIYDAHQAADFSRAIYDFQCFLYDLIQLSKAAAPLSSFVELVEKYQSCFLRFVHRLIVNAPDLCAQWCVWYRHCLDECNIKSQSPDTVKATQDALNSLDDDTKQKVLHEIETYINDLEKEKEVTIEKNECTSEWHFHLAKLFGSAIITPTKAKGSPQPQLPECNINLTMTRKHLLAPFRKCLMQQLDTLYEEKESKGSKD
- the trm44 gene encoding tRNA(Ser) Um(44) 2'-O-methyltransferasetRNA Trm44, with amino-acid sequence MKFPAFWKPTEPHNTLVTHYPLIPSLKTYEWRCILEHDVCYEASIFDRMVMELVYHPERTSSVIMRTDILRDSQNDSILHEGSENVLNSGSYQVDRKIYRRIIPRNQQLDACMEQETILLKGETDKNKRLLLYLPKLDLSLEQPYDHLPYYHPAVAGVALEYTSTKIRVAYLLNTEHQKELPTRLQRTANMLLMVLHKHCKGTVEGYEKRMLHDTVVERNKFQDTYVELKKKYSKQLIEGWVEKTDPRKHVFEDLGIATFLIELWKQMYPSKQSFTFVDIGCGNGLLVHILLSEGYLGYGFDARERKSWKLYPDYVQKNLSEKVLVPFFLKDLEDQPLPFIPVESFTTHDGRFPVNSFIIGNHADELTPYIPILARLNKNSSFISIPCCVHDLTGAKISWSLPKPRDKKHGGRYAMYIEWIRQLSERFDWKVEIEPLRIPSTRNYALIGRSLQQITSSKDADYSPDTLKKIIDENHGASGFLQHAMQVATSNSRSH
- the trp663 gene encoding plasma membrane TRP-like ion channel, which produces MICVFIVLLTLICGLILPTEGLIRVEKRPDNRLYTAEYTSCMQDSLISFERFDASYYSRNLSIVLDIHGYSNLDANVTFDITVDAYGSQRARFKFDPCNMNLGNACPLTKNSIIETQGVLPISFQDVKMVPNLAWTIPDFEGFVKFRMYRTEDLENSSIDESHPLACIVASLENGHTFQKRVIFALSIVSFSLAIVGFLGFCVIGMEHGIYMLRPVIANSVPSIQHIVDLLQCIVLTAAVGVEQPKVLVSWASNFAWIIGLIPNRQLKNSINSFLKHSGGDLNSQPIGIHRRTVTASNPEDSVVDAYSGLVGLANRFHITSPDFFTLSLIWFVISLGIIGGALIGFMCISQLFLKLRFIRPFSCEYVLKCWKRLLFNALMKWVFICFPILIMFAVFQFTLSDAYGPVILAAILLALLMGLFAWCFLKLAKAVRISRSVTKYPKESINDLNVLSWSGWMHMDLKEHCWYFFIIRFSVVVLSGLLFALLQNYGKVQAIVLFAIEVVAIGFLIGLRPYFGLCSMICALLVSGTRLVSMALLIPMAFNLNTISKVVIGIIIIIVQGLVFSTLTIWGLLNFLSMLVTLWPVIKYQPKWLRQLFQQDEQDSQLDIDDHKLNGKEEDPAVSSLLLENLSFERNKEVPWLHYDNDRPKATEASSTIIPMPMHPSTKSSHSFSDFSEIQRTPPEFYTASSNPFE
- the saf1 gene encoding splicing associated factor Saf1 — encoded protein: MLSKRGYNPVQAETKKKKKREQTKLREERAKRYEDKLSHKNVGQIERQISELAALEGSQGLNAHDKQILQNLEKDLAVIRKKNIHGHSVGRIESEKTKEEERRTKPKRPFMPKNPKKSIYYDAVFNPFGVPPPGMSYREKEEESSETDESVIDIPMPEGEYPFEEKKKKDNRKARNVGRRRDETTSNRVAPDIKTSDAAEALKPQKTDASKEDVVTEYSAQPIVRDLRKEATQFLPATVRNQKRKSREDDSPVAQDHAEKKQNQDPEDELSKFYQELNGA